A genomic window from Luteolibacter sp. LG18 includes:
- a CDS encoding type II secretion system protein GspG — protein MVIGAMVGVSLLAASYNGLFDLNPHNKQVTRVCRDLEDLDTGIAKFVMHAGRPPTGLEGLSALVIRPTTLERRRGWVQALKAIPSDPWGNAYVYRASTTGTQTTVTIASPGPDGTPNTEDDIETDPRTYSIGDVADGPGGPKGSP, from the coding sequence ATGGTGATTGGGGCAATGGTCGGAGTCTCCCTGCTCGCAGCCTCCTACAACGGGCTGTTTGATCTCAATCCCCACAACAAACAGGTGACGAGGGTTTGCAGGGATCTTGAAGACCTCGACACCGGCATTGCCAAGTTTGTCATGCACGCCGGGCGACCACCCACCGGACTCGAAGGTTTGTCCGCCCTTGTCATCCGACCGACCACTCTCGAACGGCGGCGAGGTTGGGTGCAGGCATTGAAGGCCATTCCATCGGACCCATGGGGAAACGCCTATGTTTACCGTGCGTCCACCACCGGCACCCAAACCACGGTCACCATCGCGTCCCCCGGACCCGACGGCACCCCGAACACCGAGGACGACATCGAAACCGATCCCCGGACTTATTCCATCGGCGACGTTGCTGACGGCCCCGGCGGGCCGAAAGGGTCACCTTGA
- a CDS encoding adenylate/guanylate cyclase domain-containing protein has protein sequence MSGRSSSGSEPPAARWWSHPACWLWPLTAVTGFILWENRANQTLVLAWWFLNAVLTVSMLLGAVWNLRTVFQSRGTLVRWSFWAALILTFSGFSESLESSGHPVSWLYSGSSYLALLLVVFPAYLAGALVLAVVGAGGGALSRGGALDRAAAVRSGIRWIWLVAAVVWLLRLIPQVKEQLLLVAGIPWFFLCLLPFLAHGTRRAVLGRFDLWLAKHFRWKIGRHVLDLRAEVFAAAGFLIAWGLVSVKVFQPFQASSLQSAIQIINGTHPRDMPDPSPLVLVEWDAASRRAATTRESEASVQAKMILRLAELGARRVVLPMPADRALDEDPEMENLLPGPMESEWSRTERDISSLETAMRSANNVVLIAPPPNEAASSPGFGRLKGVAREVASPGLRWFMGPSLPTVAFTWPDNEPTPAPLLLFAASRDHEGPATPVFPDKHLADFDGKRFPLIDGEGNLLVDLVGSHEGRDFAQVSYSDVLRGEWQFKPGKDRPGGKGRGSWEPPEKYFKDKIVFLPPLRSSPIAGPLGDLERTELLAQATRTLKGHHFLHPAPRGTALFWAFACALAIGRLAMRREPLKAGWRLLMVLGFIFGLSLVMFAVADVWLDPVLPSASALASFLLVTQLSFSLERAAKERNRSLLHRFLDPGIARELFDSQQSRLGLGGDRENVVILFADVRGFSRFAESHPPEDVMRVVNAYLGVMTDALHARGGLLDKYTGDGLMAMFRLERSGSIAGAVDAALAMRDAALALSRELRAEGEKSLRVGISLHAGEAVVGLVGNADRQVNFTALGHVVVVAARLQALTGGGEVIVSKEIHDAVNGDFKMEPRPEVHVKGVSQPVKPYVVLGK, from the coding sequence ATGTCCGGCCGATCGTCCTCCGGTTCCGAACCACCTGCTGCCCGCTGGTGGAGCCATCCGGCGTGCTGGTTGTGGCCCTTGACCGCGGTGACCGGGTTCATCCTCTGGGAAAACCGCGCGAACCAGACGCTGGTGCTCGCGTGGTGGTTCCTGAATGCCGTGCTCACCGTGAGCATGCTGCTCGGTGCGGTGTGGAATCTCCGCACCGTGTTCCAGAGCCGCGGCACGCTGGTCAGGTGGTCGTTCTGGGCGGCCCTGATCCTCACGTTCTCCGGGTTCTCGGAATCGCTGGAAAGTTCCGGCCATCCGGTATCATGGCTCTATTCCGGCAGTTCCTATCTGGCCCTGCTGTTGGTCGTGTTTCCGGCCTATCTGGCCGGGGCCCTGGTGCTGGCCGTGGTGGGCGCGGGTGGGGGAGCTTTGTCGCGGGGTGGTGCGCTCGATCGCGCGGCCGCGGTGCGCTCCGGGATCCGCTGGATCTGGCTGGTGGCCGCGGTGGTGTGGCTGCTGCGGTTGATTCCGCAGGTGAAGGAGCAGCTCCTGCTGGTGGCGGGCATCCCGTGGTTCTTCCTGTGCCTTCTGCCCTTCCTCGCTCACGGCACCCGCCGTGCGGTGCTGGGGCGTTTCGACCTCTGGCTGGCCAAGCACTTCCGCTGGAAGATCGGACGCCATGTGCTCGACCTCCGCGCCGAGGTTTTCGCCGCCGCTGGTTTCCTGATCGCGTGGGGACTGGTGTCGGTGAAGGTCTTCCAACCGTTCCAGGCGTCCTCTCTGCAATCCGCCATCCAGATCATCAATGGCACCCATCCGCGCGACATGCCCGACCCCTCGCCGCTGGTGCTGGTGGAATGGGATGCCGCGTCCCGCCGGGCCGCCACCACCCGCGAGTCAGAAGCTTCGGTGCAGGCGAAGATGATCCTGCGGCTGGCGGAACTCGGTGCGCGCCGGGTGGTGCTGCCGATGCCCGCCGACCGGGCGCTCGATGAGGATCCGGAGATGGAGAATCTGCTGCCCGGTCCGATGGAGAGCGAATGGAGCCGCACCGAGCGCGACATCTCTTCGCTGGAAACGGCGATGCGCTCCGCGAACAACGTGGTGCTGATCGCGCCGCCGCCGAACGAGGCGGCCAGTTCTCCCGGCTTCGGTCGCTTGAAGGGCGTCGCCCGAGAGGTCGCCTCGCCGGGCTTGCGTTGGTTCATGGGCCCCTCGCTGCCCACGGTGGCGTTCACGTGGCCGGACAATGAGCCGACGCCCGCGCCACTGCTGCTGTTCGCCGCCAGCCGCGATCACGAAGGGCCGGCCACGCCGGTGTTCCCGGACAAGCATCTGGCAGATTTCGACGGCAAGCGGTTCCCGCTGATCGACGGCGAGGGCAACTTGCTGGTCGATCTGGTGGGCAGCCACGAGGGCCGTGATTTCGCCCAGGTGAGCTACAGCGACGTGCTTCGCGGCGAGTGGCAGTTCAAGCCCGGCAAGGATCGTCCCGGTGGAAAAGGCCGCGGTTCCTGGGAGCCGCCGGAGAAGTATTTCAAGGACAAGATCGTGTTCCTGCCGCCGCTCCGCAGCAGCCCGATCGCCGGACCGCTCGGCGACCTTGAACGAACCGAGCTGCTGGCCCAGGCGACCCGCACGCTCAAGGGGCATCATTTCCTCCATCCCGCGCCCCGTGGCACCGCCTTGTTCTGGGCCTTCGCCTGCGCGCTGGCGATCGGCCGCCTCGCGATGCGCCGTGAACCGCTCAAGGCCGGCTGGCGTCTGCTGATGGTGCTGGGCTTCATCTTCGGGCTGAGTCTGGTGATGTTCGCGGTGGCGGACGTGTGGCTCGACCCGGTGCTACCCTCGGCCTCCGCGCTGGCGTCGTTCCTGCTGGTCACGCAACTGAGTTTCAGCCTCGAACGCGCGGCGAAGGAGCGGAACCGCTCGCTGCTGCACCGCTTCCTCGATCCCGGCATCGCGCGGGAGCTGTTCGATTCCCAGCAATCGCGCCTTGGCCTTGGAGGAGACCGTGAGAACGTCGTGATCCTCTTTGCGGACGTGCGTGGCTTCTCACGCTTCGCCGAAAGCCATCCGCCCGAGGACGTGATGCGGGTGGTCAATGCCTACCTCGGCGTGATGACCGATGCCCTCCATGCCCGCGGTGGCCTGCTCGACAAATACACCGGCGACGGCCTGATGGCGATGTTCCGCCTGGAACGCAGCGGCTCGATCGCCGGTGCCGTCGACGCCGCCCTCGCGATGCGGGACGCCGCGCTGGCGCTGTCCCGCGAACTGCGGGCGGAAGGGGAGAAGTCCCTGCGCGTGGGCATCTCCCTGCACGCCGGAGAGGCGGTCGTGGGCCTGGTCGGAAACGCCGACCGTCAGGTCAATTTCACGGCACTCGGCCACGTGGTGGTGGTCGCTGCCCGCCTCCAGGCCCTCACCGGCGGTGGCGAGGTGATCGTCAGCAAGGAGATCCACGACGCCGTGAACGGCGACTTCAAGATGGAACCCCGCCCGGAAGTCCACGTGAAGGGCGTCTCCCAGCCGGTGAAACCCTACGTGGTACTGGGGAAATAG
- a CDS encoding cation acetate symporter produces MNVDPWILVFSLATVLVTLWMGFRSAGKSKTASDFFVAGRSVSVGWNSAAISGEYLSAASFMGIAGMVMSSGYDALWYPVCYACGYLFLLLFIAGPLRRFGAYTIPDFAEGRFDSPLFRKIAVIFVLFIGFFYTMPQMKGAGTTLAYIFPGLPYWVGVVVVGAVITFNVALGGMKGITLIQAMQYWMKMFAISVPIFVLMAVYGTYGSHVGANATAKEPAPIVQSVERKPLIEKAPADKAWIAPFGPLTTKAVKAASEALPQEQRADFLAKYQKPYSLLYTYSLIIALVCGTAGLPHILVRFYTNPDGVAAKRTTMWVMILIGVFYVFPPVFGVIGRNLLPELYAGAGAKGTDKIVLELPVLLRAKYGVLGSVLSGITCAGAFAAFMSTFSGLLVSMTGALAHDVYGRILKPSSTPEQRLKMFKLCAVIVGGVAVLLGCFVEPLEINFMVGQAFAIAAASYFPLLFVSVWWRDMTMKGAATGMLTGGLLALLSAAMVNVSTLALDKGPMGKIFSGFAPLNQFWAANPLLRILCEQPAIWAVPLAITLMIVVSKATKKTVPADSRRKMLVLHAPESLGLKQEYIQEHEMPGH; encoded by the coding sequence ATGAACGTCGATCCCTGGATCCTTGTCTTCTCGCTCGCGACCGTGCTGGTGACCCTCTGGATGGGTTTCCGCTCCGCGGGAAAATCGAAAACCGCCTCGGACTTCTTCGTCGCCGGACGCTCCGTCTCGGTCGGCTGGAACTCCGCCGCGATCTCCGGTGAATACCTCAGCGCCGCCTCCTTCATGGGCATCGCCGGCATGGTGATGTCCTCCGGCTACGATGCGCTGTGGTATCCCGTCTGTTACGCCTGCGGCTATCTGTTCCTGCTGCTTTTCATCGCCGGGCCGCTGCGCCGCTTCGGGGCCTACACCATCCCGGACTTCGCGGAGGGGCGCTTCGATTCGCCGCTGTTCCGGAAGATCGCGGTGATCTTCGTGCTCTTCATCGGCTTCTTCTACACCATGCCGCAGATGAAAGGCGCGGGCACCACCCTGGCCTACATCTTCCCGGGCCTGCCCTACTGGGTGGGCGTGGTCGTGGTCGGCGCGGTCATCACCTTCAATGTCGCGCTCGGCGGCATGAAGGGCATCACGCTGATCCAGGCGATGCAGTACTGGATGAAGATGTTCGCCATCTCGGTGCCGATCTTCGTGTTGATGGCCGTCTATGGCACCTATGGTAGCCATGTCGGCGCGAACGCCACCGCCAAGGAACCGGCACCCATCGTGCAATCGGTCGAGCGCAAGCCGCTGATCGAAAAGGCCCCGGCCGACAAGGCGTGGATCGCACCCTTTGGCCCGCTCACGACCAAGGCCGTAAAGGCCGCGTCCGAAGCCCTGCCGCAGGAACAGCGCGCCGACTTCCTCGCGAAGTACCAGAAGCCGTACTCGCTGCTCTACACCTACTCTCTCATCATCGCGCTGGTCTGCGGCACCGCCGGCCTGCCGCACATCCTCGTCCGCTTCTACACGAACCCGGATGGCGTCGCGGCGAAACGCACCACCATGTGGGTGATGATCCTCATCGGGGTCTTCTACGTCTTCCCGCCGGTCTTCGGCGTGATCGGTCGCAACCTCCTGCCGGAGCTGTATGCCGGTGCCGGCGCGAAGGGCACCGACAAGATCGTGCTCGAGCTGCCCGTGCTGCTGCGCGCGAAGTATGGCGTGCTCGGCTCCGTGCTCAGCGGCATTACCTGCGCGGGTGCCTTCGCCGCGTTCATGAGCACCTTCAGCGGCCTGTTGGTCTCGATGACCGGCGCGCTGGCCCACGATGTTTACGGCCGCATTCTCAAGCCCTCCTCCACTCCCGAGCAGCGCCTGAAGATGTTCAAGCTCTGCGCGGTGATCGTTGGTGGCGTGGCGGTCCTGTTGGGCTGCTTCGTCGAACCGCTGGAGATCAACTTCATGGTCGGCCAGGCGTTCGCGATCGCCGCGGCGAGCTACTTCCCGCTGCTGTTCGTGAGCGTGTGGTGGCGTGACATGACGATGAAGGGCGCCGCCACCGGCATGCTCACCGGCGGCCTGCTCGCGCTCCTTTCCGCCGCCATGGTGAACGTCAGCACGCTGGCGCTCGACAAGGGGCCGATGGGCAAGATCTTCTCCGGGTTCGCGCCGCTCAACCAGTTCTGGGCCGCGAATCCGCTGCTCCGCATCCTCTGCGAGCAACCGGCGATCTGGGCCGTGCCGCTCGCGATCACGCTGATGATCGTGGTTTCGAAGGCGACGAAGAAAACCGTGCCCGCCGACTCACGCCGCAAGATGCTCGTCCTCCACGCTCCCGAGTCGCTGGGACTCAAGCAGGAGTACATCCAGGAGCACGAGATGCCGGGCCATTGA
- a CDS encoding DUF485 domain-containing protein: protein MPHHEDFIHSEEFLRQLMRRQLRLSIACAVTFGGVLLALPLVNYFAPDLMATRVGGFTLSWLILGILFFPFVWVISYTFIRRSLALEKQEAEDALKHNREA from the coding sequence ATGCCTCACCACGAAGATTTCATCCATAGCGAGGAGTTCCTCCGCCAGCTCATGCGGCGGCAGCTCCGCCTGTCCATCGCCTGCGCGGTCACCTTCGGCGGTGTCCTGCTCGCGCTGCCTCTGGTCAACTATTTTGCCCCGGACCTGATGGCTACCCGCGTCGGCGGCTTCACCCTGAGCTGGCTGATCCTCGGCATCCTGTTTTTCCCCTTCGTGTGGGTGATCAGCTACACCTTCATCCGCCGCTCGCTGGCGCTGGAGAAACAAGAGGCGGAAGACGCCCTGAAGCACAACCGCGAAGCCTGA
- the prmC gene encoding peptide chain release factor N(5)-glutamine methyltransferase, with amino-acid sequence MTTLLETLDGGTRYLEKRGIEDARRNMQMLIAHQLGCTRMDLYLKFDQPMEEKDLVPLREALKKRGEGVPLQHLLGTVWFHGNEFKTDARALIPRPETEELAEMVLKLPDLPEAARVLDMGCGSGVLGLSLASARPDWQVVVADVSPDALALTRENAAAIGLANVDFVESDLFAAVDGPFDLIVANLPYVPETDRPTLTREVMHDPDLALFGGPDGLDVIRRFTPQAIEKLSPGGHIALEIGHDQASHVARLLQDAGFTAVEVKTDLSGIARFPFARKS; translated from the coding sequence ATGACCACGCTATTGGAGACCCTCGACGGCGGCACCCGCTATTTGGAGAAACGCGGGATCGAGGACGCGCGGCGGAACATGCAGATGCTCATCGCCCACCAGCTCGGCTGCACGCGGATGGACCTCTACCTGAAGTTCGACCAGCCGATGGAGGAAAAGGACCTGGTGCCGCTGCGCGAGGCGCTCAAGAAGCGCGGCGAGGGGGTGCCGCTCCAACACCTGTTGGGAACGGTCTGGTTCCACGGCAACGAGTTCAAGACCGATGCCCGCGCGCTGATCCCCCGCCCCGAGACCGAGGAGCTGGCGGAAATGGTGCTGAAGCTCCCCGATCTGCCGGAAGCGGCGCGGGTGCTGGACATGGGCTGCGGCTCGGGGGTGCTCGGGCTATCGCTCGCCTCCGCCCGGCCCGACTGGCAGGTGGTGGTGGCGGACGTTTCCCCGGACGCGCTGGCCTTGACCCGCGAGAATGCCGCCGCGATCGGGCTGGCGAACGTGGATTTCGTGGAAAGCGACCTGTTCGCCGCGGTGGACGGCCCCTTCGATCTGATCGTGGCCAATCTGCCCTACGTGCCGGAAACCGACCGCCCCACCCTGACCCGGGAAGTGATGCACGATCCGGATCTCGCGCTCTTCGGCGGACCGGACGGACTGGACGTGATCCGGCGGTTCACCCCGCAAGCCATTGAAAAACTGTCACCCGGAGGACACATCGCACTTGAAATCGGACATGATCAGGCTTCACACGTCGCCCGTCTTCTCCAAGATGCCGGTTTCACCGCGGTCGAGGTGAAGACCGACCTGTCGGGCATCGCCCGATTCCCCTTCGCCCGCAAATCCTGA
- the murA gene encoding UDP-N-acetylglucosamine 1-carboxyvinyltransferase: MDKLLVHGGTTLRGAVNISGSKNASLPILAAALLTEEDCIIRRVPDVSDTNYMVQILNALGADVERSSGTVRATCADISDTAPYELVRRMRASICVMGPLLARKRRAVVSLPGGCVIGDRPVDLHLRGLEALGAKVEFEGGNIILTAPDGLKGAEINLSGPLGPTVLGTDNVMMAATLAEGITVIEAAAAEPEVLDLANFLNAMGAKIEGAGTSRIVIEGVEKLHGVEHTVIPDRIEAGTFMAAAALAGDGVTLRRVCREHMKSITAAIEASGHSVEFNAAGDACTIRRGENLKGCNLVTAPYPGYPTDMQAQMTALLATTPGISVIKDTIFPQRFMHCAELKRMGADIKVDNGTAIVRGVDKLSAAPVMASDLRASAALVLAALTATGTTAINRLYHIDRGYEHIDEKLLMLGAAVERVKE; this comes from the coding sequence ATGGACAAACTGCTCGTTCACGGCGGCACCACCCTGCGGGGTGCGGTCAACATTTCCGGCTCGAAGAACGCCTCGCTGCCAATCCTGGCCGCCGCCCTGCTGACCGAAGAGGATTGCATCATCCGCCGTGTCCCGGACGTGTCCGACACGAACTACATGGTGCAGATCCTCAATGCATTGGGAGCCGACGTCGAGCGCTCTTCCGGCACCGTCCGCGCGACCTGCGCGGACATTTCCGACACCGCCCCGTATGAACTGGTGCGCCGGATGCGCGCCTCGATCTGCGTGATGGGCCCGCTGCTGGCCCGCAAGCGCCGCGCCGTGGTCTCCCTGCCCGGCGGCTGCGTCATCGGCGACCGCCCGGTGGACCTCCACCTCCGCGGCCTGGAGGCGCTGGGCGCCAAGGTCGAGTTCGAGGGCGGCAACATCATCCTCACCGCTCCGGATGGCCTGAAGGGCGCGGAAATCAATCTCAGCGGCCCCCTCGGCCCGACCGTGCTGGGCACCGACAACGTGATGATGGCCGCCACCCTGGCGGAAGGTATCACCGTGATCGAAGCCGCCGCCGCCGAGCCGGAGGTGCTGGACCTGGCCAATTTCCTCAACGCCATGGGCGCGAAGATCGAGGGTGCTGGCACCAGCCGCATCGTGATCGAGGGCGTCGAAAAGCTCCACGGTGTCGAGCACACCGTGATCCCGGACCGCATCGAAGCCGGCACGTTCATGGCCGCCGCCGCGCTGGCGGGCGATGGCGTGACGCTGCGCCGCGTCTGTCGCGAGCACATGAAGTCGATCACCGCCGCCATCGAGGCGTCCGGCCACTCGGTCGAGTTCAATGCCGCCGGGGACGCCTGCACCATCCGCCGCGGCGAGAACCTCAAGGGCTGCAACCTGGTCACCGCCCCCTACCCCGGCTACCCGACCGACATGCAGGCCCAGATGACCGCGCTGCTGGCCACCACCCCGGGCATCAGCGTGATCAAGGACACGATCTTCCCGCAGCGTTTCATGCACTGCGCCGAGCTGAAGCGCATGGGCGCGGACATCAAGGTCGACAACGGCACCGCCATCGTCCGCGGCGTGGACAAGCTTTCCGCCGCCCCGGTGATGGCCTCCGACCTGCGCGCCTCCGCCGCCCTGGTGCTGGCCGCCCTCACCGCCACCGGCACCACCGCCATCAACCGCCTCTATCACATCGACCGCGGCTACGAGCACATCGACGAGAAGCTGCTCATGCTCGGTGCCGCGGTGGAGCGGGTGAAGGAATAG
- a CDS encoding KamA family radical SAM protein: MANRPTDFDPAFRSHAPGYWPEDAMENWSDHKWQLRNRIDSLSDLESRLTLTDEERAGVLLAGTKLAMAITPHFFNLIDKDDPDCPIRRQVIPRIDEGWTAPEEMADPCGEDSHMPVPGLVHRYPDRVLFLVTDRCASYCRYCTRSRVVSGVGEQHLETQMEQAFQYLERTPQVRDVLLSGGDPLLFSDDKLDKILTRLRSIPHIQFVRIGSRIPIFLPQRITPELCAMLKKHHPLFISVHTNHPRELTTEVRDALGRLADAGIPLGNQSVLLRGINDSVEVQKALVHKLLMCRVRPYYLYQCDLITGSSHLRTSVTKGLDIIEGLRGHTTGYAVPQFVIDGPGGGGKIPLNPEYVVTREPGRVILRNYEGGIFEYAEPTPMPADVLTALHEKAMETA, from the coding sequence ATGGCCAACCGCCCAACCGATTTTGACCCCGCCTTCCGGTCGCATGCACCGGGTTACTGGCCGGAGGATGCGATGGAAAACTGGAGCGACCACAAGTGGCAGCTCCGCAACCGCATCGATTCCCTTTCCGATCTCGAAAGCCGCCTCACGCTCACCGACGAGGAGCGCGCGGGCGTGCTGCTCGCCGGCACCAAGCTGGCGATGGCGATCACACCGCATTTCTTCAACCTGATCGACAAGGACGATCCGGACTGCCCGATCCGCCGCCAGGTGATCCCGCGCATCGACGAGGGCTGGACCGCGCCGGAGGAAATGGCCGACCCGTGCGGCGAGGACAGCCACATGCCGGTGCCGGGGCTGGTCCACCGCTACCCGGACCGCGTCCTGTTCCTCGTGACCGACCGCTGCGCGTCCTACTGCCGCTATTGCACCCGCTCCCGGGTGGTGTCCGGCGTGGGCGAGCAGCATCTGGAGACCCAGATGGAGCAGGCTTTCCAGTATCTGGAGCGCACCCCGCAGGTGCGGGACGTGCTGCTGTCCGGCGGAGACCCCCTGCTCTTCAGCGATGACAAGCTCGACAAGATCCTGACCCGCCTGCGTTCGATCCCGCACATCCAGTTCGTGCGCATCGGCTCCCGCATCCCGATCTTCCTGCCGCAGCGCATCACGCCGGAGCTGTGCGCGATGTTGAAGAAGCATCACCCGCTGTTCATCTCGGTGCACACCAACCACCCGCGCGAGCTGACCACCGAGGTCCGCGACGCGCTCGGTCGCCTGGCCGACGCCGGGATTCCGCTGGGCAACCAGAGCGTGCTGCTGCGCGGCATCAACGACTCGGTGGAGGTCCAGAAGGCGCTCGTCCACAAGCTGCTGATGTGCCGGGTGAGGCCGTATTACCTCTACCAGTGCGACCTCATCACCGGCTCCTCGCACCTGCGCACCAGCGTGACGAAGGGTCTGGACATCATCGAAGGCCTGCGGGGCCACACCACTGGCTACGCCGTGCCGCAGTTCGTAATCGATGGCCCCGGCGGCGGCGGAAAGATCCCGCTCAACCCGGAATACGTGGTCACCCGTGAACCGGGCCGCGTGATCCTGCGGAACTACGAGGGTGGCATCTTCGAATACGCCGAACCAACACCGATGCCCGCGGACGTGCTCACGGCGCTGCACGAGAAGGCGATGGAGACGGCGTGA
- a CDS encoding polyphosphate kinase 2 family protein yields MPSKGIDRYLVKPGSKFEMASVDTSEKTLWEDLTKDDHEATYDMLRDELQHLQKVLYAQQRHRVLVVIQAMDTGGKDGCIKHVFSRIDPQGINVHSFKKPSEEELAHDFLWRVHPHVPRNGQLVIFNRSHYEDILAVRVKKLFGDDVWKRRYRHVAEFERMLAEEGTTIIKIFLHISKDEQKKRLEARLANPVKHWKFNPDDLQDRARWGDFMNAYEDLIGKTSTEHAPWYVIPADRKWYRNLCVANLLVEKLRSLKMEFPQPNWDPSSVHVGD; encoded by the coding sequence ATGCCGTCCAAAGGGATCGATCGTTATCTGGTGAAGCCGGGCTCGAAGTTCGAGATGGCCTCCGTGGATACCTCCGAGAAGACGTTGTGGGAGGACCTGACCAAGGACGACCACGAGGCCACCTATGACATGCTGCGGGACGAACTGCAGCACCTCCAGAAGGTCCTCTACGCCCAGCAGAGACACCGCGTGCTGGTGGTGATCCAGGCCATGGACACCGGCGGCAAGGACGGCTGCATCAAGCACGTCTTCTCCCGCATCGATCCCCAGGGCATCAACGTCCACTCGTTCAAAAAGCCGAGCGAGGAGGAACTGGCGCACGATTTCCTCTGGCGGGTCCATCCCCACGTGCCACGCAACGGCCAGCTCGTCATCTTCAACCGCAGCCACTACGAGGACATCCTCGCCGTGCGGGTGAAAAAGCTCTTCGGCGACGACGTCTGGAAGCGCCGCTACCGCCACGTCGCCGAGTTCGAGCGCATGCTCGCCGAGGAGGGGACCACCATCATCAAGATCTTCCTCCACATCAGCAAGGACGAGCAGAAGAAGCGCCTGGAGGCCCGCCTCGCCAACCCGGTGAAGCACTGGAAGTTCAATCCGGACGACCTCCAGGACCGCGCCCGCTGGGGCGATTTCATGAACGCCTACGAGGACCTGATCGGCAAGACCTCCACCGAGCACGCCCCGTGGTACGTCATCCCGGCCGACCGCAAGTGGTACCGCAACCTCTGCGTGGCGAACCTGTTGGTCGAGAAACTGCGTTCGCTGAAGATGGAGTTCCCGCAACCCAACTGGGACCCGTCCTCGGTGCACGTGGGGGATTGA